From a single Peromyscus maniculatus bairdii isolate BWxNUB_F1_BW_parent chromosome 4, HU_Pman_BW_mat_3.1, whole genome shotgun sequence genomic region:
- the Pip5kl1 gene encoding phosphatidylinositol 4-phosphate 5-kinase-like protein 1: protein MSTKIRGSRLRLPASRTSTRKPRRRSRRKLKGEPFVQHPGQCPAAPSSQDESSEDVSSAEVEPAGKSQSSIPRLGTTVIAKPILRQPSQRSAAPPSQDQGPADAAAREVGSAVQGQRPLHGLGITVIGALRLALRNAEVDLDSCTGASRTQQKPEKLQLGAMAAPSPGPRESRAPSLEAGNRPIASGSHRGFLLRLRDKQNRVGLFEINPGHELHRMTQMLQEGLWAATQVSMDNPPKGPPTQKDFSEVMTQVHEEGFELGTLAGPAFARLRQYLGLAEEDYQATLGPGGPYLQFISTSKSKASFFLSHDQRFFLKTQRRHEVQVLLAHLPRYVQHLRRHPHTLLARLLGVHSLRVARGKKTYFIIMQSVFYPPSRISERYDIKACELSRWVEPVPEGSPLLLVLKDLNFQGKTINLGPQRSWFLRQMELDTAFLRDLNVLDYSLLVASQLLHGDEKGCRSIFRTVRSVHGAPNSCGAEDQNRRLLPDVPNALHVLDGPDQRYFLGLVDLTTVYGLRKRLEHLWKMMRYPGQSFSTVSPALYARRLCQWVETHTE from the exons ATGTCTACCAAGATCCGAGGATCACGACTTAGGCTACCTGCCTCCAGAACCAGCACCAGAAAACCACGTCGTCGGTCCAGAAGGAAATTGAAAGGAGAGCCCTTTGTCCAGCATCCCGGCCAATGCCCAGCGGCCCCGTCCAGCCAGGACGAGAGTTCGGAAGATGTTTCATCAGCGGAGGTGGAACCCGCAGGCAAAAGCCAGAGCTCCATTCCCAGACTGGGCACCACCGTGATCGCAAAGCCCATTCTCCGGCAGCCCAGTCAGCGCTCGGCGGCCCCGCCCAGCCAGGACCAGGGTCCCGCGGATGCTGCAGCCAGGGAGGTGGGGTCCGCCGTCCAAGGCCAGAGGCCGCTTCACGGATTGGGCATAACCGTGATAGGAGCCTTGCGATTGGCCCTTCGCAATGCAGAGGTGGACCTTGACTCCTGCACCGGGGCCTCGAGGACACAGCAAAAGCCAGAGAAGCTGCAGCTCGGGGCGATGGCCGCTCCGAGCCCTGGGCCTCGCGAG AGCCGGGCCCCCTCCCTGGAGGCTGGAAACAGGCCAATTGCCTCAGGGAGTCACCGTGGCTTCTTGTTGCGCCTCCGAGACAAGCAGAATCGAGTGGGCCTGTTTGAGATCAATCCAGGGCATGAACTGCACAGAATGACGCAGATGTTGCAGGAAGGGCTCTGGGCTGCTACCCAGGTCTCCATGGACAACCCACCCAAG GGACCTCCCACCCAGAAGGATTTCTCAGAAGTCATGACCCAGGTTCACGAAGAG GGCTTCGAGCTGGGAACCCTGGCCGGTCCAGCTTTTGCACGTCTGAGGCAATACCTAGGTCTGGCTGAAGAAGACTATCAGGCTACCCTGGGCCCCGGTGGCCCCTACCTTCAATTTATCAGCACCTCCAAGAGCAAAGCCAGCTTCTTTCTGTC CCACGACCAGCGCTTCTTCCTGAAGACCCAGAGGCGCCACGAGGTTCAGGTGCTGCTCGCCCACCTGCCCCGCTACGTGCAGCACCTGCGGCGGCACCCACACACGTTGCTGGCACGGTTGCTGG GAGTGCACAGTCTGCGCGTGGCTCGCGGGAAAAAG ACGTACTTCATCATCATGCAGAGCGTCTTCTACCCTCCCAGCCGCATCTCTGAGAG GTATGACATCAAGGCCTGCGAGCTGAGCCGCTGGGTGGAGCCAGTTCCTGAGGGCAGCCCCCTTCTCCTGGTGCTGAAGGACCTCAACTTTCAGGGAAAGACCATTAACCTGG GACCCCAGCGGAGCTGGTTCCTCCGCCAGATGGAGCTGGACACCGCCTTCCTGCGGGACCTCAATGTGCTGGACTACAGCCTGCTGGTGGCCTCTCAGCTTCTCCACGGAGATGAAAAGGGCTGCCGCAGCATTTTCCGTACAGTCAG GTCCGTACATGGTGCCCCAAACTCGTGTGGGGCGGAGGACCAGAACCGCCGGCTGCTGCCCGACGTCCCCAACGCCCTCCATGTCTTGGACGGGCCAGACCAACGCTATTTTCTGGGCTTGGTGGATCTGACCACTGTCTATGGGCTTCGCAAACGGCTGGAGCATCTGTGGAAAATGATGCGCTATCCAGGCCAGTCCTTCTCCACGGTCAGCCCGGCTCTCTACGCCCGTCGCCTCTGTCAGTGGGTGGAGACGCACACCGAGTGA
- the Dpm2 gene encoding dolichol phosphate-mannose biosynthesis regulatory protein, which produces MATGTDQAVGFGLVAISLIIFTYYTTWVILLPFIDSQHVIHKYFLPRAYAVLIPLATGLLLLLFVGLFITYVMLKSQRVTKKAQ; this is translated from the exons ATG GCCACCGGGACAGACCAAGCGGTGGGATTTGGCCTCGTCGCCATCAGCCTGATTATCTTCACCTACTACACTACTTGGGTGATTCTTTTG CCGTTCATTGACAGCCAGCATGTCATCCACAAGTACTTCCTGCCTCGTGCCTATGCAGTCCTCATCCCCCTGGCCACAGGCCTCCTGCTACTCCTGTTTGTGG GATTGTTCATCACCTACGTGATGCTGAAGAGCCAGAGGGTGACCAAGAAGGCTCAGTGA